One window of Sporocytophaga myxococcoides genomic DNA carries:
- a CDS encoding YifB family Mg chelatase-like AAA ATPase produces MVAKTFGSAVYGVNAYTVTIEVNIGQGTKFFIVGLPDSAVKESEHRVESAIKNLGYAMPRQKVVVNLAPADIKKEGSAYDLPIALGTLLASEQIIAEDFDQYVIMGELSLDGKLRPIKGVLPIAIEARKQGFKGFLLPKENEAEAAIVNNLDIYGISDLQEAIDFFEGKVQLRPLRLDTRSIFFNQINNYDADFAHVQGQENIKRALEIAAAGGHNVIMIGPPGAGKTMLAKRLPTILPPLTLNEALETTKIHSVAGKLKGAGALISTRPFRSPHHTVSDVALVGGGGHPQPGEISLAHNGVLFLDELPEFKRTVLEVMRQPLEERKVCISRAKISVEFPSNFMLIASMNPCPCGYYNHPEKECVCGPGVVQKYLNKVSGPLLDRIDLHVEVTPVGFDEMSSIRKTESSGEIRERVIKAREIQQKRFEELPTGDNPIHSNAMMPSQMVKEICIISEPGKNLLKSAMEKLGLSARAYDRILRVSRTIADLAESEEIKVEHLAEAIQYRSLDRDGWAG; encoded by the coding sequence ATGGTTGCCAAAACTTTTGGAAGCGCCGTCTATGGCGTGAATGCCTATACTGTTACCATTGAAGTAAATATAGGTCAAGGAACTAAATTTTTTATCGTAGGTCTTCCTGACAGTGCTGTTAAGGAAAGTGAACATCGGGTGGAATCTGCAATTAAAAACCTAGGTTATGCTATGCCAAGGCAAAAAGTGGTGGTAAACCTCGCTCCTGCGGATATTAAAAAGGAAGGATCTGCTTATGATCTTCCAATTGCTTTGGGAACACTTTTAGCATCTGAACAGATTATAGCAGAGGATTTTGATCAATACGTGATTATGGGCGAATTGTCCTTAGATGGAAAACTGAGACCTATTAAAGGAGTTCTTCCCATTGCAATTGAGGCCAGAAAACAAGGTTTTAAAGGTTTTTTACTGCCCAAGGAAAATGAAGCAGAAGCAGCAATAGTTAATAATCTTGACATATACGGGATTTCAGATCTTCAGGAGGCCATTGATTTTTTTGAAGGAAAGGTTCAGTTAAGACCATTAAGGCTTGATACACGTTCGATTTTCTTTAATCAGATTAATAATTATGATGCCGATTTTGCTCATGTACAAGGGCAGGAAAATATTAAAAGGGCATTGGAGATTGCAGCGGCAGGTGGGCACAATGTAATCATGATTGGCCCTCCTGGGGCAGGAAAGACCATGTTGGCCAAAAGGCTTCCCACTATTTTGCCTCCTCTTACTTTAAATGAAGCACTTGAAACAACCAAGATTCACTCTGTTGCAGGAAAATTAAAAGGGGCAGGAGCATTGATTTCCACTCGTCCCTTCAGATCGCCTCACCATACAGTAAGTGATGTAGCTCTGGTTGGTGGTGGAGGACATCCGCAACCAGGTGAAATTTCTCTTGCACATAATGGTGTTCTTTTTTTGGATGAGTTGCCGGAATTTAAAAGGACTGTACTTGAGGTAATGCGGCAACCGCTTGAAGAAAGGAAAGTATGTATTTCAAGAGCAAAGATTTCGGTAGAGTTTCCATCAAATTTTATGTTGATCGCCAGTATGAATCCATGCCCATGTGGATATTACAACCATCCTGAAAAAGAATGTGTATGTGGGCCTGGCGTAGTGCAAAAATATCTCAATAAAGTGAGCGGTCCTTTGTTAGACCGAATAGACCTTCATGTAGAAGTGACTCCTGTTGGTTTTGATGAGATGTCTTCGATACGGAAAACAGAAAGTAGCGGCGAAATCAGGGAGCGTGTAATTAAGGCGAGAGAAATTCAACAAAAAAGATTTGAGGAATTGCCGACTGGTGATAATCCCATTCATTCAAATGCAATGATGCCCTCCCAGATGGTTAAAGAAATTTGTATTATTTCTGAACCAGGAAAAAATCTGCTTAAAAGTGCTATGGAAAAATTAGGTCTTTCTGCCAGAGCTTATGATAGAATATTAAGAGTTTCAAGGACTATTGCGGATTTGGCTGAAAGCGAAGAAATTAAAGTGGAACATTTGGCAGAAGCAATTCAATATCGAAGTCTCGACAGGGACGGTTGGGCAGGTTAA
- a CDS encoding T9SS type A sorting domain-containing protein — MKKHIQKLFFIVFMVLWGLAVSVAQTHQIAVVSSRFDPEVLNVGPNDTIEFIWQGNGNSSSSHPVKANDNSFASPAQGSVTSYKVFAKNLTPGANYSYICTAHSSMQGVINVSVTSSLADLRESKYEFHISPNPFDDELNLTIFPGNKNVKFIKIFDIIGKEVASIDLSNKVGPSAYKVDFSNLRPGLYFCNVYSDKGIIETRKVLRNRS, encoded by the coding sequence ATGAAGAAACATATACAAAAATTGTTTTTTATAGTCTTTATGGTACTCTGGGGCCTTGCGGTTTCAGTAGCCCAGACACATCAGATTGCTGTTGTTAGTTCTCGTTTTGATCCGGAAGTTTTGAATGTAGGCCCGAACGATACCATAGAATTTATCTGGCAGGGAAATGGAAATTCTTCAAGTTCACATCCTGTAAAAGCAAACGATAATTCATTTGCTTCTCCAGCTCAGGGGAGTGTAACCTCTTATAAAGTGTTCGCAAAAAATCTGACTCCCGGAGCCAACTATTCATATATTTGTACTGCTCATTCTTCCATGCAAGGGGTTATAAATGTTTCGGTTACATCTAGTTTGGCAGATCTTCGAGAATCTAAATATGAATTTCATATCTCTCCTAATCCATTTGATGATGAATTGAATCTTACCATTTTCCCAGGAAATAAAAATGTCAAATTTATTAAGATTTTTGATATCATAGGAAAAGAGGTAGCATCCATAGATTTAAGTAACAAGGTTGGGCCTTCAGCTTATAAAGTTGATTTTTCCAATCTCAGGCCAGGACTTTACTTCTGCAATGTATATTCAGATAAGGGTATTATAGAAACCAGAAAAGTTTTGAGAAACAGATCTTAA
- a CDS encoding phosphatidylserine decarboxylase family protein, which produces MVIHKEGYKILTYLFVVLLIVNLAVYYLLPESTAFRWTVWGISAFIYIMILQFFRSPRRLIITNDNHVIAPADGKVVVIEEVDEPEFFNEKRKQVSIFMSPVNVHINRNPISGMVTYFKYHPGKYLVAWHPKSSTENERTTIVVTAKNGTSILLRQIAGALAKRIVWYLQAGEEVKQGEELGFIKFGSRVDVFLPLDAKVKVAIGEKVKGGSTVIAEFK; this is translated from the coding sequence ATGGTAATTCATAAAGAAGGATATAAAATCCTTACGTATCTTTTTGTAGTTCTTTTGATTGTTAACCTTGCAGTATATTATTTATTGCCGGAAAGCACAGCCTTCCGTTGGACAGTTTGGGGAATATCTGCATTTATTTATATAATGATCTTGCAGTTTTTCAGAAGCCCTCGCAGATTGATTATAACAAATGACAATCATGTTATTGCTCCTGCAGATGGTAAAGTGGTTGTAATTGAAGAGGTTGACGAACCTGAGTTTTTTAATGAGAAAAGAAAACAGGTATCAATTTTTATGTCACCTGTTAATGTCCATATTAATAGAAATCCTATTTCCGGAATGGTAACATATTTTAAGTACCACCCTGGTAAATATCTTGTTGCATGGCACCCAAAGTCCAGCACAGAAAATGAAAGGACCACGATTGTTGTAACTGCAAAAAACGGAACAAGCATATTGTTAAGACAAATTGCAGGAGCTCTTGCTAAAAGAATTGTGTGGTATCTGCAAGCTGGAGAAGAAGTGAAACAAGGTGAAGAATTGGGTTTTATTAAGTTCGGATCAAGAGTAGATGTTTTTCTTCCGCTGGATGCTAAAGTTAAAGTAGCAATTGGTGAAAAAGTGAAAGGTGGGTCGACTGTAATTGCAGAGTTTAAGTAG
- a CDS encoding glycosyltransferase family 117 protein — translation MYNSNYSKLNNLLGWLVFIFATAVYVLTIEPTASFWDCGEFIACSYKLQVPHPPGAPFFLLIGRIFSLLASDVTQVAFWINMVSAISSSFSVLFLFWTITLIARKFAKDYVNPTLGEKIAIFGSGVVGSLAFTFSDSFWFSAVEAEVYAMSQFFTAFVFWAILKWETKAEETGADKWLLLIAYTIGLSIGVHLLNLLAIPALAFVYYFKKYDITKVGVIATFLLSGVIIVVVLSGIIPGLPSLAGTFEIFFVNNLGLPFNSGIIFFGILFLSCLILGIVYSIKNQKYILNLSLLGLTFILIGYASYGIILVRSNFDPPIDENDPENVISFVSYLKREQYGDRPIFKGPLFTAGYPIDVEKGGALYRKDSASGRYVVYDYKMNYIYDPKHVTLFPRAYSTQSHHVEAYRSRMNLREGKKPSFWQDKGYMFSYQIGHMYMRYLGWNFIGRESDIQDSDVLWPWDYFKKDLPEYLKNNKARNNFFMLPFILGVVGFVYLFSKNRKDGIIVSLLFIFTGLAIVVYLNQPPIEPRERDYTFAGSFYAFAIWIGLGVFFIADLLEKIVKSESTRSGISFILCLSVPAIMGQQGWDDHDRSNRFYSVDSAKNLLNSCAPNAILFTGGDNDTFPLWYVQEVEGFRTDVRVCNLSLLNTDWYIKQMKQQAYESAPLPISLNFENYIQGKNDQIYFVEKPQYKNGINLAGYIQLVRTDNPEIRQESGRGDYYTTLPSKNLYLNIDKNAVLATGAVPDTLRGQVLDRLAWNIGTNTLEKKDLIILDMIVTNNWKRPIYFSTTLSGSNFLNLKDYTQLEGLAHRLMPIKYPNASQGYVYDKVMYDNMMKNFFWRELDNPKVYYDENYFRMTVNSRSQFYRLASTLYNNGETEKAKEVAEHCFKVMPDDPITYDIATPPFIQIFFKTGNEKMAMDIANKMGNRAIENLEYYKKERIPYGRDYELNFYILDSIIRALKEGGKAKEAAKFEEVLMSYSYLFNQ, via the coding sequence ATGTATAATTCAAATTACTCAAAACTAAATAACCTCTTGGGGTGGTTGGTTTTCATTTTTGCAACAGCTGTTTATGTGCTTACCATTGAGCCTACGGCAAGCTTTTGGGATTGTGGTGAGTTTATCGCCTGCTCCTACAAATTACAAGTACCACACCCTCCGGGAGCCCCTTTCTTTTTATTAATAGGAAGAATATTTTCTTTATTGGCTTCTGATGTAACTCAGGTGGCTTTCTGGATCAATATGGTTTCTGCCATATCTAGTAGTTTCTCGGTATTATTTCTCTTTTGGACTATCACTCTAATTGCAAGAAAATTTGCAAAGGATTATGTGAATCCAACTCTTGGTGAGAAAATAGCAATATTTGGAAGCGGGGTAGTTGGTAGCCTTGCATTTACTTTTTCAGATTCATTCTGGTTCTCGGCTGTTGAAGCAGAAGTATATGCAATGTCTCAGTTCTTTACAGCATTTGTATTCTGGGCAATTTTAAAATGGGAAACAAAAGCCGAAGAAACGGGAGCTGACAAATGGTTGCTTCTTATTGCTTACACAATCGGTCTTTCAATAGGAGTTCACTTATTAAATTTGCTTGCAATTCCGGCACTCGCTTTTGTATACTACTTTAAAAAATACGATATCACAAAGGTGGGTGTAATAGCAACATTCCTTTTGAGTGGTGTAATCATTGTAGTGGTATTATCAGGAATTATTCCCGGCTTACCTTCACTTGCAGGAACTTTTGAGATTTTCTTTGTGAATAATCTCGGCCTTCCTTTTAATTCCGGTATCATATTCTTCGGCATTCTTTTCCTTAGCTGTTTAATCTTAGGAATAGTTTATTCTATTAAAAATCAAAAGTATATTTTAAATCTTAGCCTTTTAGGATTGACTTTTATTCTTATAGGATATGCATCTTATGGTATTATCCTTGTCAGATCAAACTTCGATCCTCCGATAGATGAAAATGATCCTGAAAACGTAATAAGCTTTGTTTCTTACCTTAAACGTGAACAATATGGTGATAGACCGATCTTCAAAGGTCCTTTATTTACAGCAGGCTATCCGATTGACGTAGAAAAAGGTGGGGCGCTTTATAGAAAAGACAGTGCAAGTGGTCGATATGTTGTTTATGATTACAAGATGAATTATATCTATGATCCGAAACATGTCACATTATTCCCGAGAGCCTATAGTACCCAGTCTCATCATGTTGAGGCTTATCGAAGCAGGATGAATTTGAGAGAGGGGAAAAAACCTTCTTTCTGGCAGGATAAGGGTTATATGTTTAGCTATCAGATTGGACATATGTACATGCGTTATCTTGGTTGGAACTTTATCGGAAGGGAAAGTGATATCCAGGATAGCGATGTGTTATGGCCATGGGATTACTTTAAAAAGGATTTACCGGAATACCTGAAAAATAACAAGGCAAGGAATAACTTCTTCATGTTGCCATTTATATTGGGTGTTGTAGGTTTCGTCTACCTTTTTAGCAAAAATAGAAAGGATGGAATAATTGTTTCTCTGTTATTTATCTTTACCGGACTTGCAATTGTAGTATATCTAAACCAACCTCCGATAGAACCAAGAGAAAGAGACTATACCTTTGCCGGATCATTTTATGCTTTTGCTATATGGATTGGATTGGGAGTGTTTTTCATCGCAGATCTATTGGAGAAAATTGTAAAAAGTGAATCTACAAGATCTGGTATATCCTTTATATTATGTCTTTCTGTACCTGCTATAATGGGGCAGCAAGGTTGGGATGATCATGACAGATCAAACAGATTCTATTCTGTAGATTCTGCAAAAAATCTTTTGAACTCATGTGCTCCAAATGCAATACTGTTCACTGGTGGAGACAATGATACTTTCCCTCTCTGGTATGTTCAGGAAGTAGAAGGTTTCCGTACTGATGTACGTGTATGTAATCTAAGTCTTTTGAATACAGACTGGTATATTAAGCAGATGAAGCAACAGGCTTATGAATCAGCACCATTGCCAATATCCTTGAATTTTGAAAATTATATTCAGGGAAAGAATGATCAGATTTATTTTGTGGAAAAGCCTCAGTATAAAAATGGAATCAATCTTGCTGGTTATATTCAACTTGTAAGAACTGATAATCCGGAAATCAGACAGGAAAGCGGAAGAGGCGATTACTATACAACACTTCCTTCGAAAAATCTGTACTTGAATATAGATAAAAATGCTGTGCTGGCAACAGGTGCAGTGCCTGATACACTTAGAGGTCAGGTTCTTGACAGACTTGCATGGAATATCGGAACAAATACATTGGAGAAGAAAGATCTTATCATTCTTGATATGATCGTTACCAACAATTGGAAAAGGCCGATTTATTTCTCTACTACATTGTCTGGTTCTAATTTCCTAAACCTTAAAGATTATACTCAATTAGAAGGTTTGGCTCATAGATTAATGCCGATAAAATATCCGAACGCTTCCCAGGGCTATGTTTATGATAAGGTGATGTATGATAACATGATGAAAAACTTTTTCTGGAGAGAACTTGATAATCCTAAAGTTTACTATGATGAAAATTATTTCAGAATGACTGTAAATTCAAGATCTCAGTTCTACCGTCTTGCGTCAACACTTTATAATAACGGAGAAACAGAAAAGGCAAAAGAAGTAGCAGAACATTGTTTTAAAGTAATGCCTGATGATCCTATTACTTATGATATTGCAACACCTCCTTTTATTCAAATTTTCTTTAAAACAGGAAATGAGAAAATGGCTATGGACATTGCTAATAAAATGGGGAACAGAGCTATTGAAAATCTTGAGTATTACAAGAAGGAAAGGATACCATATGGAAGAGATTATGAGCTGAACTTCTACATTCTCGATTCAATCATAAGAGCACTGAAAGAGGGTGGCAAAGCCAAAGAAGCGGCTAAGTTTGAAGAAGTGTTAATGTCTTACTCTTATCTATTTAATCAGTAA
- the lpcA gene encoding D-sedoheptulose 7-phosphate isomerase, producing MNRNTILAELNSAAEVLNNFISSEQNIQAIEAAAELMIHSLKNGGKIISCGNGGSSCDAMHFAEELTGRYRENREPIAAISISDPSHITCTANDYGYAFVFSRYVGALGRPGDVLLAISTSGNSENVLKAAEEAKGKGMKVVGLTGKNGGKLAGLSDVVVNVTHQGFADRIQEVHIKIIHILILLIEKGLAK from the coding sequence ATGAATAGAAATACAATCCTTGCAGAGTTAAATAGTGCAGCAGAGGTTTTGAATAATTTTATCAGTTCAGAACAAAATATACAAGCTATAGAAGCTGCAGCAGAGTTAATGATACACTCACTGAAAAATGGTGGTAAAATCATAAGCTGCGGTAATGGAGGTTCTTCCTGCGATGCCATGCATTTCGCAGAAGAGCTGACTGGCAGATACAGAGAAAACAGAGAGCCTATTGCTGCTATATCCATTTCTGACCCTAGCCATATTACTTGTACGGCTAATGATTATGGTTATGCATTCGTTTTTTCAAGATATGTTGGTGCATTAGGCAGACCTGGAGATGTGCTACTTGCAATCAGTACTAGCGGAAATTCTGAAAATGTATTAAAGGCTGCTGAAGAGGCAAAAGGTAAAGGAATGAAGGTAGTTGGCCTGACTGGAAAAAATGGGGGAAAACTCGCAGGACTGTCGGATGTGGTTGTTAATGTTACTCATCAGGGATTTGCAGACAGAATTCAGGAAGTACACATAAAAATTATTCATATATTAATTTTATTAATCGAAAAAGGGCTGGCTAAGTAA